One segment of Rosa chinensis cultivar Old Blush chromosome 6, RchiOBHm-V2, whole genome shotgun sequence DNA contains the following:
- the LOC112173458 gene encoding MA3 DOMAIN-CONTAINING TRANSLATION REGULATORY FACTOR 2 — MSGMEFSDGFVSNEHRELHRSATESADPLSASPLHIGPKSPRSPKSPKSPKSPNSPRSPKVQGKTGKVSPLAHDRHSHSSVDGRPKKGGSGGKGTWGGLLDTDDSCTVDSSDPNFDSSEECEQSNAKSERVDFEEYKKKATVIVEEFFATDDITSTANELRELDMPSYSFYFVKKLVSKAMDRHDKEKEMAAVLLSALYADFIDPPQVYKGFCKLVESADDLIVDIPDTVDVLALFIARAVVDDILPPAFLKKQMNYLPEDSKGVEVLKRAEKGYLAAPLHAEIIERRWGGSKKRTVEDVKAKINNLLIEYVVSGDKKEACRCIKDLKVPFFHHEIVKRALVMAMERRQAEGRLLDLLKEAAEEGLINSSQVSKGFGRMIDYVDDLSLDIPNARGILQSLISKAASEGWVCASSLKSLSLEPEKPSLEDSVARAFKMKAQSIIQEYFLSGDILEVSSCLESENSTCLSELNAIFVKRLITLAMDRKNREKEMASVLLSSLCFPADDVVNGFVMLIESADDTALDNPVVVEDLAMFLARSVVDEVLAPQHLEEIGSQCVAPDSIGSKVLKMAKSLLKARLSGERILRCWGGGGSSRPGWAVEDVKDKIGKLLEEFESGGGVREACRCMKELGMPFFNHEVVKKALVSIMEKKNERLWILLEECFGSGLITMNQMTKGFGRVAESLDDLALDVPDAQKQFAHYVERAKTAGWLDSSFCFSKSGHVTENGTC, encoded by the exons ATGAGTGGAATGGAGTTCAGTGATGGTTTTGTCTCAAATGAGCATCGGGAGCTCCACCGTTCTGCTACAGAAAGTGCAGATCCATTATCTGCCTCTCCTCTGCACATTGGTCCAAAGTCTCCAAGGTCCCCAAAGTCTCCCAAATCCCCAAAGTCCCCAAACTCTCCGAGGTCCCCAAAGGTGCAGGGAAAAACTGGAAAAGTTAGTCCACTGGCGCATGATAGGCATTCACATTCTTCTGTAGATGGGCGTCCTAAAAAGG GTGGTTCTGGGGGAAAAGGCACCTGGGGAGGGTTACTTGATACCGACGACAGTTGCACCGTTGACTCTAGTGACCCTAACTTTGATAGCAGTGAG GAATGTGAacaatcaaatgcaaaatctgAGAGAGTGGATTTTGAGGAATACAAAAAGAAAGCAACAGTAATAGTGGAGGAATTCTTTGCTACCGATGACATTACCTCCACTGCAAATGAACTAAGAGAACTTGATATGCCTAGCTATAGCTTCTACTTTGTAAAGAAACTTGTTTCTAAGGCTATGGATAGGCATGACAAGGAGAAAGAAATGGCTGCTGTTCTTTTATCTGCATTATATGCTGATTTCATTGATCCCCCACAGGTTTACAAAGGGTTCTGTAAATTGGTAGAATCTGCAGATGACTTGATTGTGGATATACCGGATACAGTTGATGTTCTTGCACTTTTCATTGCCCGAGCTGTTGTTGATGACATACTTCCTCCTGCATTTTTGAAAAAACAAATGAATTATTTACCTGAGGACTCAAAAGGGGTTGAAGTTTTGAAGAGAGCTGAGAAGGGCTACTTAGCAGCCCCTCTCCATGCTGAAATCATCGAGCGGCGGTGGGGAGGTAGCAAGAAGAGAACTGTTGAGGATGTTAAGGCTAAGATAAATAATTTGTTGATAGAGTATGTAGTCAGTGGCGACAAGAAAGAGGCTTGCAGATGCATCAAGGATTTGAAAGTTCCTTTTTTCCACCATGAAATAGTTAAGCGAGCTCTTGTAATGGCAATGGAGAGGCGGCAAGCTGAAGGCCGGCTACTAGATTTGCTGAAAGAAGCTGCTGAAGAAGGTTTAATCAACTCAAGCCAAGTATCAAAAGGCTTTGGTAGGATGATCGACTATGTTGATGACTTGTCGCTTGACATACCAAATGCCCGGGGAATATTACAGTCATTGATCTCTAAGGCAGCATCGGAGGGCTGGGTGTGTGCTTCGTCCTTAAAGTCACTCTCATTGGAGCCAGAAAAGCCATCATTAGAAGATAGTGTTGCCAGAGCTTTCAAGATGAAGGCTCAATCTATTATTCAAGAGTACTTCTTGTCtggcgatatcttagaggtaaGCAGTTGTCTAGAGTCAGAGAACAGTACTTGCTTGTCCGAACTGAATGCTATCTTTGTTAAAAGACTGATAACTCTAGCAATGGATCGGAAGAACAGGGAGAAGGAAATGGCATCCGTGTTGCTGTCTTCTCTATGTTTTCCAGCTGATGATGTTGTAAATGGGTTTGTAATGCTGATAGAATCCGCAGATGACACAGCTCTGGATAATCCTGTTGTTGTTGAAGACCTTGCAATGTTTCTTGCTAGATCAGTGGTGGATGAAGTTCTAGCCCCACAACATTTGGAAGAGATTGGAAGTCAGTGTGTGGCACCTGATTCAATCGGGAGCAAGGTTCTTAAAATGGCAAAGTCACTGCTAAAGGCCCGGCTTTCTGGGGAGCGAATACTAAGGTGTTGGGGTGGTGGAGGAAGCAGCAGGCCTGGATGGGCAGTTGAGGATGTTAAGGACAAGATTGGGAAGTTGCTAGAAGAGTTTGAGTCTGGAGGTGGCGTGAGGGAGGCTTGCCGCTGCATGAAGGAGTTAGGCATGCCATTTTTCAACCATGAGGTTGTCAAAAAAGCTTTGGTCAGCATTatggaaaagaagaatgaaagaCTTTGGATTCTGCTCGAGGAATGTTTTGGCTCTGGACTCATAACAATGAACCAAATGACCAAGGGGTTCGGGAGAGTTGCAGAATCTCTAGATGATTTAGCTTTGGATGTTCCTGATGCCCAGAAACAATTCGCTCATTACGTCGAACGAGCAAAGACTGCAGGGTGGTTGGATTCCTCATTTTGTTTCAGCAAATCTGGACATGTTACAGAGAATGGGACCTGTTAA